The Agromyces hippuratus genome has a window encoding:
- a CDS encoding LysR family substrate-binding domain-containing protein has translation MTLRLRYVAGVSPSKWLRVWNDLRPDLPLETIVVEESEQLDALVAGEADIAFVRLPVDTEGMHAVALWEELPVVVLPKEHPLADAESLTLADLEGETLAPVQADPAMTIELVAAGTGHAIVPHSVARLHRRKDVVAVPVTDAPPTQISLLWPRERDDADIQQFVAVVRGRSAKSSRGSADDPPPMKPAKAAKLAAAERRAAAANSGDGKGKKGKKGGAKGGRPAPRTGAGAKQRSRRRGR, from the coding sequence GTGACACTGCGACTCCGCTACGTCGCCGGGGTGAGCCCGTCGAAGTGGCTTCGGGTGTGGAACGATCTGCGCCCCGACCTGCCCCTCGAGACGATCGTCGTCGAGGAGTCCGAGCAGCTCGACGCGCTCGTCGCCGGCGAGGCCGACATCGCGTTCGTGCGCCTGCCCGTCGACACCGAGGGCATGCACGCCGTCGCGCTCTGGGAGGAGCTCCCGGTCGTCGTGCTGCCGAAGGAGCATCCGCTCGCCGACGCCGAGTCGCTCACGCTCGCCGACCTCGAAGGCGAGACCCTCGCCCCGGTGCAGGCCGACCCCGCCATGACGATCGAACTCGTCGCCGCCGGCACCGGTCACGCGATCGTGCCGCACTCGGTCGCCCGCCTGCACCGAAGGAAGGACGTCGTCGCGGTTCCCGTGACCGATGCCCCGCCGACGCAGATCTCGCTGCTCTGGCCCCGCGAGCGCGACGACGCGGACATCCAGCAGTTCGTCGCCGTCGTGCGCGGCCGCAGCGCCAAGAGCTCACGCGGCTCGGCCGACGACCCGCCTCCGATGAAGCCCGCGAAGGCCGCGAAGCTCGCTGCCGCCGAGCGACGTGCCGCGGCGGCGAATTCGGGCGACGGCAAGGGCAAGAAGGGCAAGAAGGGCGGCGCCAAGGGCGGCCGTCCGGCACCGCGCACCGGAGCGGGCGCCAAGCAGCGCAGCCGCAGGAGAGGTCGATGA
- a CDS encoding glutamine amidotransferase encodes MSGKPFLFLSARPEVEAVGPEYESVRRAMGVDAGRLEHVRLDVDPLGHPPLDAYAGIVVGGSPFNVTTPESGKHEVQRRVEADLTRLAEQALAADFPLLFTCYGIGVLTRLLGGEVGTAYGEDAQAVEIRLTEAGAADPLVGALPERFDALVGHKEATDRLPDDAVLLASSAACPVQIYRVGTRVYATQFHPEVSTSDFIARAQVYRHHGYFPASELREVGERLAAASVTEPQRMLRRFAELAGERG; translated from the coding sequence ATGAGCGGCAAGCCCTTCCTCTTCCTCTCGGCACGCCCCGAGGTCGAGGCCGTCGGGCCCGAGTACGAGTCGGTGCGCCGTGCCATGGGCGTCGACGCCGGCCGCCTCGAGCACGTGCGACTCGACGTCGACCCGCTCGGCCATCCCCCGCTCGACGCGTACGCCGGCATCGTCGTCGGCGGCAGCCCGTTCAACGTGACCACGCCCGAATCCGGCAAGCACGAGGTGCAGCGCCGGGTCGAGGCCGATCTCACCCGTCTCGCCGAGCAGGCGCTCGCGGCCGACTTCCCGCTGCTCTTCACCTGCTACGGCATCGGCGTGCTGACCAGGCTGCTCGGCGGCGAGGTCGGCACGGCGTACGGCGAAGACGCACAGGCGGTCGAGATCCGGCTCACCGAAGCCGGCGCGGCAGACCCGCTCGTCGGGGCGCTGCCCGAACGCTTCGACGCGCTCGTCGGGCACAAGGAGGCCACCGACCGCCTGCCCGACGACGCCGTGCTGCTCGCGTCATCGGCCGCCTGCCCCGTGCAGATCTACCGCGTGGGCACCCGCGTCTACGCGACCCAGTTCCACCCCGAGGTCTCGACGAGCGACTTCATCGCCCGCGCGCAGGTGTACCGCCACCACGGCTACTTCCCGGCGAGCGAGCTGCGCGAGGTCGGCGAGCGGCTGGCCGCGGCATCCGTCACCGAACCCCAGCGGATGCTCCGGCGCTTCGCCGAACTCGCGGGCGAGCGCGGCTGA
- a CDS encoding GlsB/YeaQ/YmgE family stress response membrane protein, producing MSFLAFLILGLIAGAIAKLILPGNQGGGWFVTLLLGVVGALLGGWIGSALFGIGMDQFWDLGTWLLAIAGSIIVLLIWGLITRGRNKSTAA from the coding sequence ATGAGTTTCCTCGCGTTTCTGATCCTCGGCCTCATCGCCGGCGCGATCGCCAAGCTGATCCTGCCGGGCAACCAGGGCGGAGGATGGTTCGTCACCCTGCTGCTCGGCGTCGTCGGGGCCCTCCTCGGCGGCTGGATCGGCAGTGCCCTCTTCGGCATCGGCATGGACCAGTTCTGGGATCTCGGCACGTGGCTCCTCGCCATCGCCGGATCGATCATCGTGCTGCTCATCTGGGGGCTCATCACCCGGGGCCGCAACAAGAGCACGGCCGCGTAG
- a CDS encoding YidC/Oxa1 family membrane protein insertase, whose product MDLYAFPPIAGLLDGAHAVLMALAALLEPVIGIASAAAAVVLVTLLVRAALIPVGISQAKAEQTRSRLAPKLAALQKQYKSNPERLQRETMKLYGDEGTTPFAGCLPMLVQAPIVGVIYALFILPTIAGHPNALLEQTFFGVPLGSSLAGQIATGTLTPAALVVFGVVIAGIAVVGELTRRVFRPKPPAGGAVATGRADASSPNDAAAASAALLAGPGMARALGAMQFITAVIAVFVPLAAALYLFVTVAWTLVQRTLLRRRYPLFEVRTA is encoded by the coding sequence ATGGACCTCTACGCCTTCCCGCCCATCGCGGGCCTCCTCGACGGCGCCCACGCCGTGCTCATGGCCCTCGCCGCCCTGCTCGAACCCGTCATCGGCATCGCGAGCGCCGCGGCCGCCGTCGTGCTCGTGACGCTGCTCGTGCGCGCCGCGCTCATTCCCGTCGGCATCTCGCAGGCCAAGGCCGAGCAGACCCGCTCGCGCCTCGCGCCGAAGCTCGCCGCCCTGCAGAAGCAGTACAAGTCGAACCCCGAACGGCTGCAGCGCGAGACCATGAAGCTCTACGGCGACGAGGGCACGACGCCCTTCGCCGGCTGCCTGCCGATGCTCGTGCAGGCGCCGATCGTCGGCGTGATCTATGCGCTCTTCATCCTGCCGACGATCGCCGGCCACCCGAACGCGCTGCTCGAGCAGACCTTCTTCGGCGTGCCGCTCGGCTCCAGCCTCGCGGGGCAGATCGCCACGGGCACGCTGACCCCGGCCGCACTCGTGGTGTTCGGCGTCGTGATCGCGGGCATCGCCGTCGTGGGCGAGCTCACCCGCCGCGTCTTCCGGCCGAAGCCGCCGGCCGGCGGGGCCGTCGCCACGGGCCGAGCGGATGCCTCGTCGCCGAACGATGCCGCCGCGGCATCCGCTGCCCTGCTCGCCGGTCCGGGAATGGCCCGCGCCCTCGGCGCAATGCAGTTCATCACCGCCGTGATCGCGGTCTTCGTGCCGCTCGCCGCGGCCCTCTACCTGTTCGTCACGGTCGCCTGGACGCTCGTGCAGCGCACCCTGCTGCGCCGTCGCTACCCGCTCTTCGAGGTGAGAACGGCCTGA
- a CDS encoding DUF6412 domain-containing protein, whose translation MIELLVALFRVAQASLEIALASNGQMSVVLVGVVGAAAVAVVVVACQSLPAMVAADASGAATRFRQTADPWRLLAQSDPDAPGRARPRAPTRGPAAA comes from the coding sequence ATGATCGAACTCCTCGTCGCGCTCTTCCGCGTCGCGCAGGCCTCGCTCGAGATCGCCCTCGCCTCGAACGGGCAGATGTCGGTCGTGCTCGTCGGCGTCGTCGGCGCTGCCGCCGTCGCGGTGGTCGTCGTCGCCTGCCAGTCGCTGCCCGCAATGGTCGCGGCCGACGCGAGCGGCGCCGCCACGCGGTTCCGGCAGACGGCCGACCCGTGGCGCCTCCTCGCGCAGAGCGACCCCGACGCCCCCGGGCGTGCGCGCCCCCGGGCGCCGACACGCGGCCCCGCGGCCGCGTAG
- a CDS encoding GNAT family N-acetyltransferase gives MRVQPPVELGDGLVFRELAPGDGPALAAAYSRNREHLAPWEPARSEEFFAVETHVRDVEATILRFEAGLAVPFVIVDGDEIVGRMNLSDIVRGAFQNAHLGYWIDARYNGRGLATMAVGLAVHAARGIGLHRVQAGTLVHNAASQAVLARNGFERFGLARRYLRIAGEWQDHVLFERLLDE, from the coding sequence GTGCGCGTGCAGCCACCGGTCGAACTCGGCGACGGCCTCGTGTTCCGAGAGCTCGCGCCCGGCGACGGTCCCGCGCTCGCCGCGGCGTACTCGCGCAACCGGGAGCACCTGGCGCCGTGGGAGCCGGCTCGCAGCGAGGAGTTCTTCGCCGTCGAGACGCATGTGCGCGACGTCGAGGCGACGATCCTGCGGTTCGAGGCGGGCCTCGCGGTGCCGTTCGTCATCGTCGACGGCGACGAGATCGTCGGCCGCATGAACCTGTCCGACATCGTGCGCGGAGCGTTCCAGAACGCCCACCTCGGCTACTGGATCGACGCACGCTACAACGGTCGCGGACTCGCGACGATGGCGGTCGGCCTCGCCGTGCACGCGGCGCGCGGCATCGGCCTGCACCGGGTGCAGGCCGGCACGCTCGTGCACAACGCCGCGTCGCAGGCGGTGCTCGCCCGCAACGGCTTCGAGCGGTTCGGCCTCGCCCGTCGCTACCTGCGCATCGCGGGGGAGTGGCAGGACCACGTGCTCTTCGAGCGGCTGCTCGACGAGTAG
- a CDS encoding DNA polymerase IV — protein MLHVDLDQFVAAVEVLRRPELAGKPVIVGGRGDPMERAVVSTASYEAREFGVGSGMPLRIAARKAPDAVILPVDAEAYAEASAAVMATLRVQPGAIVQVLGWDEAFVGVETADPEAYARSIQRAVLERTRLHCSVGVGDTLVRAKVATGFGKPRGVFRLTEGNWLEVMGDRPTIDLWGVGTKISRRLAALGITTVAELAAADLDALAAEFGPRMGPRYAELGRGDGSDVVDDTPWVARGHSRETTYQQDLTEPSQVEEAVRELAAHVLDDVAAESRPVIGLTLKVRYAPFITKVFTKKISSTTDRDVVIERVLELVGRIEPDRPIRLLGLRAEMPMPDDARDGHTPTRGGW, from the coding sequence GTGCTGCACGTCGACCTCGACCAGTTCGTCGCTGCCGTCGAGGTGCTGCGGCGCCCCGAACTCGCGGGCAAGCCGGTCATCGTCGGGGGCCGCGGCGACCCGATGGAACGTGCGGTGGTCTCGACCGCGTCGTACGAGGCGCGCGAGTTCGGCGTCGGTTCGGGGATGCCGCTGCGGATCGCCGCCCGGAAGGCGCCCGATGCCGTGATCCTTCCGGTCGACGCGGAGGCGTACGCCGAGGCATCCGCTGCGGTGATGGCGACGCTGCGCGTGCAGCCCGGCGCGATCGTGCAGGTGCTCGGCTGGGACGAGGCGTTCGTCGGCGTGGAGACTGCAGACCCCGAGGCGTACGCCCGGTCGATACAGCGGGCCGTGCTCGAACGCACCCGCCTGCACTGCAGCGTGGGCGTCGGCGACACGCTCGTGCGGGCCAAGGTCGCGACGGGGTTCGGCAAGCCTCGCGGGGTGTTCCGGCTCACCGAGGGGAACTGGCTCGAGGTGATGGGCGATCGGCCGACGATCGATCTCTGGGGCGTCGGCACGAAGATCTCGCGCCGGCTGGCCGCGCTCGGCATCACGACGGTCGCCGAACTGGCCGCGGCGGATCTCGACGCCCTCGCCGCCGAGTTCGGGCCGCGCATGGGGCCCCGGTACGCCGAACTCGGGCGCGGCGACGGCTCCGACGTGGTCGATGACACGCCTTGGGTCGCCCGCGGGCACAGCCGCGAGACGACCTACCAGCAGGACCTCACCGAGCCCTCGCAGGTCGAGGAGGCCGTGCGGGAGCTGGCCGCGCACGTGCTCGACGACGTCGCGGCCGAGAGCCGGCCGGTGATCGGGCTGACGCTCAAGGTGCGCTACGCGCCGTTCATCACGAAGGTGTTCACGAAGAAGATCTCGTCGACGACGGATCGTGACGTCGTGATCGAGCGCGTACTCGAGCTCGTCGGCCGCATCGAACCCGACCGGCCGATCCGCCTGCTCGGGCTGCGCGCCGAGATGCCGATGCCCGATGACGCGCGCGACGGGCACACGCCGACGCGCGGTGGGTGGTGA
- a CDS encoding RNA polymerase sigma factor gives MSPAPHEDLLRARAPQVLAALLRQHGVGQFDVCEDAVQEALLAAHRQWPEGGVPDDTFAWLLTAARRRMIDRIRSDHHRRERERDYVELRHPLADAAVVQTDDSVQLLRLCCHPELTRSAQVALTLRAVAGLSTAQIAHAYLLPEATVAQRISRAKARIRAAGAGFPPPLGPGDRLDPVLDVVYVMFTEGHTSSAGDDANDIRLSDEAIRLARLLQRELPEHVEVAGLLALMMLTDARRAARTDANGALIPLDEQDRSLWDRDAIRDATEILDDALTRGVAGPYSMQAAIAALHDEAPSTETTDWPQILVLFRMLEHATGNPIATLNRAVAEAMVHGPDAGLATVDALADSRGIPDGKRLASVRAHLLERAGRSAEAIDEYRSAARMTLSIPERDYLLARARRLEG, from the coding sequence CTGAGTCCGGCACCGCACGAGGACCTGCTGCGCGCACGTGCGCCGCAGGTCCTCGCCGCGCTCCTCCGCCAGCATGGCGTCGGTCAGTTCGACGTCTGCGAAGACGCCGTGCAGGAGGCGCTGCTGGCGGCGCACCGCCAGTGGCCGGAGGGCGGGGTGCCCGACGACACGTTCGCGTGGCTGCTGACCGCGGCGCGGCGCCGAATGATCGATCGCATCCGCAGCGACCACCACCGGCGGGAACGTGAACGCGACTACGTCGAGCTGCGGCATCCGCTCGCCGACGCAGCCGTCGTCCAGACCGACGACAGCGTGCAGCTCCTCCGCCTGTGCTGTCATCCCGAGCTCACCCGATCTGCACAGGTCGCGTTGACCCTCCGAGCCGTGGCGGGGCTCAGCACGGCTCAGATCGCCCACGCGTACCTGCTGCCCGAGGCGACCGTGGCGCAGCGGATCAGTCGTGCGAAGGCTCGCATCCGTGCAGCGGGAGCCGGCTTTCCGCCGCCGCTCGGCCCGGGGGATCGGCTCGACCCGGTGCTCGATGTCGTCTACGTGATGTTCACGGAGGGCCACACCTCGAGCGCCGGCGACGATGCGAACGACATCCGCCTGAGCGACGAGGCGATCCGTCTGGCGAGGTTGCTCCAGCGCGAGCTGCCCGAGCACGTCGAGGTGGCCGGGCTGCTCGCGCTGATGATGCTCACCGATGCTCGTCGTGCCGCGCGCACCGACGCGAACGGCGCGCTGATCCCGCTCGACGAACAGGACCGCTCGCTCTGGGACCGGGACGCGATCCGCGACGCCACCGAGATCCTCGACGACGCGCTGACGAGGGGCGTCGCGGGGCCGTACTCGATGCAGGCGGCCATCGCGGCACTGCACGATGAGGCCCCGAGCACCGAGACCACGGACTGGCCGCAGATCCTCGTGCTGTTCCGCATGCTCGAGCACGCGACCGGGAACCCGATCGCCACCCTCAACCGCGCCGTCGCAGAGGCGATGGTGCACGGGCCCGATGCCGGCCTGGCCACGGTCGACGCGCTCGCCGACAGCCGGGGGATCCCCGACGGGAAGCGCCTCGCCTCGGTGCGCGCCCACCTGTTGGAGCGCGCGGGCCGGAGCGCCGAGGCGATCGACGAGTATCGCAGCGCTGCCAGGATGACCCTCTCGATCCCCGAGCGCGACTACCTGCTCGCGCGCGCCAGGAGACTCGAGGGCTGA
- a CDS encoding YciI family protein yields MKYLILMHVDPEILESLTAEQQQAIGAGHEAFMAKTTETGEMLSTHALGAPSQSKVVRSRNGRPETVDGPFAETKEFMGGYYLVDVDSEERAIELAKEIPDASIDGLALEIRPVMFSAGADI; encoded by the coding sequence GTGAAGTACCTGATCCTGATGCACGTGGACCCCGAGATCCTCGAGTCCCTGACCGCCGAGCAGCAGCAGGCCATCGGCGCCGGCCACGAGGCGTTCATGGCGAAGACCACCGAGACGGGCGAGATGCTCAGCACGCACGCGCTCGGCGCGCCGAGCCAGTCGAAGGTGGTGCGCAGCCGGAACGGCAGGCCCGAGACCGTCGACGGCCCGTTCGCCGAGACGAAGGAGTTCATGGGCGGCTACTACCTCGTCGACGTCGACTCGGAGGAGCGCGCCATCGAGCTCGCCAAGGAGATCCCCGATGCGAGCATCGACGGCCTCGCGCTGGAGATCCGGCCCGTGATGTTCTCCGCCGGAGCGGACATCTGA